The genomic window CCACCTTCTCAAGAACCAGGTCCGAGTTGCCCGCGCCAATGAAGGCTACGAACTTGGAGAGCACCGAGAGGTATCTCTTGATGGTTATCGGACTACGGCCGCGCTCGACGCGCAGGTAGCCCTCGAAGGACCGGACCAGTACATTCATATCCAGGGGAGGAATTGGAATCACGGCT from Patescibacteria group bacterium includes these protein-coding regions:
- a CDS encoding site-specific integrase — encoded protein: AVIPIPPLDMNVLVRSFEGYLRVERGRSPITIKRYLSVLSKFVAFIGAGNSDLVLEKVVRNAITKTAQTASAHLPM